The segment CAGCGCCGATGGCGCGAGATTCTCACCGAGGGTTTCCAGTACCTTGCCGGTGAGGTGGCCCGGGCTACGCGAAATTTCAACACGTACCCAGTCGCCATCGGTTGCACCATTAGCATCGTTGCGTTTGATCAGAATGGTCTGCGGCATTTTGCGTGAGCGGGGCTGCACGATGCCGACGCTATCCTTAATGATAAACTGACCGACAATGGTGGTCGGGGCGTGTTCAATGATTCGCACCAGCTCGGCTGATTCACGGCCGCGGCTATGCACAACGCGCACCTCTACAATGTCACCATGCATCAGTTCGCGCATCTCTTCGCGCGGCAGAAAGAGCCCTTTCTCAAGTCCCTCTACATCAACAAAACCAAAACCGTCGGGATGGGCGGAAACTTTGCCTGTCCACATCGGTTGATCTTTGCGTGGCCCTTTTGCATGTTTTGCATGGCCACCCTTTTTGTCGCCATACGGCTTCTTATCGACTGCGCCTTTGCGCGCTGGCCGGCGATCACCACGGCTCTCTTCACCGCGACGGGCCGGGCGCCTGTTGCCAGGTTCCTCTTCTCCACTGCGGGCAGGGCGGCGATTGCCGCGACTCTCATCGCTGCTGCGTGGATCTTTACTCTGCTTGGCCGATTTCTCTGACCATTTAAAACTTTCAAGCGAACTGCTTTTCTTTCTTGACACTATGATGCTCCATCCTATGATTGCGCGCCTCTTGCAGCTGAGCTGTAAGAGACGTCTAAGCCGAGGTGGCGGAATTGGTAGACGCGCTGGCTTCAGGTGCCAGTTTCCTCACGGAAGTGCTGGTTCGACTCCAGTCCTCGGTACCAACAAGCATCTTAAGTGTTAATAACACTTAAGATGCGCGTTAGGTCTTTATCTAATTAGACCTGACACCTGACTTTAAGGGCCTGCAGATTTATCTGCGGGCTCTTTTTGTTTGTACCGGTTTCATCTAAACATATAGAGAACGCCGGCACATTCTCAATAAGCTGCAGATTCCTCTGCAGACGCTTTTATATCAAGTGTTATTCACACATCTGCTACTGCAGTGTGCCCTGGACAGGGTTGTTGCTCCTGTTGCATGATGAATTTATCAAACTTTAAATCTTGGGGGTTTTAAGCAGGAAAATTCTGTTGTTCTAAAAGCGCACTTGATCTCACTTTGGTCTCAACGCGGCGAACTGTAGCATGATAAGATGGTTTCTGCGATGACAGGTATCCTGTGATGAGATTAGGGTGTGCATATGTCTTCCCCGCAACTGAAAAATGAAGAGGCAATTACCGGCCATCTGCAGCGGCTGGCGATGCTGCGTGGCTGGTCTTCAAAAACCACTGAGTCCTACCGCTCCGATCTTCTGCATGCTGAGACCTTCTTTCAGGGTGCGAAAACCGCATTGGATACGGCTGATCAGCAGGCCGTGTTAGACTATCTTGCGTCACTACGCAGAGTCGGATTGAAAGAGAGTACGATTCAGCGCCGTCGTAGTGCGCTCTCAACCTGGTACAGCTACCTGCAGGATCAGGGTTTGCGAGAGGATCACCCTGCCCGCCATCTTCCCAAGCTGCGTAAATCTCGGCCACTGCCCAAATTGATCAGTGAGCAGAGCGTGGAGGCGCTGATCAATGCGCCGGACATTCATAGCGCAACCGGACTGCGTGATCGCTGTATGCTGGAGATACTCTATGCCACCGGTCTTCGGGTGACTGAGCTGGTGGAGCTGCGTCTCTCCCATGTTGATCTTGCCGGAGGGCTGGTGCGTGTGATCGGCAAGGGGGATAAAGAGCGGCTGGTACCCTTTGGTGCAGAGGCGGCAAGTTGGCTACAGCAGTGGCTGGCGATGCGTCCGAAAGAGAAATCCGGCTCCTACCTGTTTGCCGGACGCGGTGGCAAACCGATGACACGACAGAATTTCTGGCTGCGGATCAAGCAGTATGCGCTTCAGGCAGGCCTCTCACCATTGCCATCACCGCATACCCTGCGCCACGCCTTTGCCACCCATCTGCTCAATCATGGCGCTGATCTGCGGGCTGTGCAGATGCTGCTGGGCCATGCCAATGTCACCACCACCGAGATCTATACGCATGTCACCCGTGCCCGTCTGCATGATGTAGTGAATCGGAGCCATCCTCTTGGTAGCGGTTGAATCAGGATGCGAAATGAGAACGGGAAATTATCCCTCTGTTTTGTTATCTTTCAGCTTGGTTCCATCCGAAGGCTGAAGTTTCTTCGGGGTTAATGAGTATAGGAGTGGTTTGAGCGATGGCAGACAGTCAAAAGAGAGAAGAGTCTATTTCATGTTTTTCACCCGGGCTGGCAGGTATTCCGGTAGCCGAATCGGCCGTTTCATTTGTCGATGGCCAGGTCGGGCATCTGGAGTATCGTGGCATCGATATCGAGACGCTGGCCGAGAACTCCACCTTTGAAGAGACCTCCTATCTGCTGCTTTATGGTGAGCTGCCAACGGCTGAGCAGCTGGAAGCCTTTGAAACCAGATTGAAGAGACATCGCCGCATCAAGTTCCGTATTCGTGACATGATGAAAAGTTTTCCCGAATCGGCACATCCGATGGACAGTCTGCAGGCTACGGTTGCAGCTCTCGGTATGTTCTATCCCTACCCGAGAACCCTTGTCGGCACACTGGCTCAAGCAACTGTCGATGACGTCTGTGTCAATCTGATTGCCAAACTGCCGACACTGGTCGCTGCACATGCACGCATGCGTCGCGGTGATGATCCGATTGCGCCGCGCGATGATCTCTCACATGCCGCCAACTTCTATTATATGCTTACCGGTGATGAGCCCTACCCGTTGACTGAGCGGATTCTTGATGTGGCCTTTATCGTGCATGCCGAACATACGATGAATGCCAGCACCTTCTCCACGCTGGTCGTGGCATCAAGTCTTGCTGATCCCTATACCTCAATCAGTGCCGCGATCGGATCACTATCCGGACCTCTGCACGGTGGTGCCAATGAAGATGTGTTGCAGATGCTGGATGAGATTGGCACGGTCAAAAATGCTGAGTCGTATCTGAATGGCAAGCTGGAGCGTAAAGAGAAGATCTCGGGTCTTGGGCATCGTGTATACAAAACCCGTGATCCACGCGCGACCTTGCTGGTGAAGCTCTACAAACAGCTGACCGATAAGATAGGTAGCGATATTGATTATCGTATTGCCCGTCAGATCGAGAAGCTCTCCGAAAGCACGCTGGGTAAAAAGGGTATCTGCCCGAATGTCGATTTCTATTCCGGCATTGTCTATCGCAAACTGGGTATCCCGACCGATCTGTTTACCCCGATCTTTGCCATTGCCCGTGTTTCAGGCTGGTTGGCACACTGGAAAGAGCAGCTGGGTCAGGGCCGTATCTATCGTCCATCCCAGATCTATACCGGAAAGTTCGACGCCCCGTACACGCCAATCGACAAACGGTGATCGCGCATTGATTCCACTGAGGCCGTGTTAGCTCCTGCTTTCACGGCCTTTTTTTGCTTCATCGCGCAACTTGCGGGAATGCAGGGGAAAGGTCACCGTGATGTGGCAGATAGGCTAACCACGAATGCCCCAGGGCACCCTCTCCGGCTTACTATTTAGCTGAAGACTGATGTTTGTCATAGCAATGAATATCTTGTCATTCGTGAAAATTCGAGTGTACAAGGTGAATCAAGCTTGCTTGAGAGAGAGTGCCCTGGGGTATTCGTGGTTGGATTTTTTATGTTTGAGCAATGCTAAAACAGCCGCCATAGGTTGATATTACCCGTTCATCCGAGATGAGCTTTTTGTGATTGTGTTAGATGGCTGCAGGAACGTCTGCGTCGTGGCCGTCTCTATGTAACCAGCGGGTCATGCCTGCGGCGGTGACAATGCACCAGACGGCAAACAGGGCGCCGGGAAGGGCAGTTTCAGGTTCAAAATGCTGCAGTGCCAGTGCCACGCCCAGGCCTGCGTTCTGCATGCCTATCTCAATGCTTAGCGTGATGCGATAGCTGCGCTCAAAGCGGAACAGTTTGCCGGCAAACCAACCGAGCATGTAACCCAGTCCATTGAGTAGTACCACCAGCACAAACACGATAGGCGGCGTGTTGGCCAGTTGATCGTGATTGCTGGCTACGGCAAAACCACAGATAATGATAATGGCTATAGATGCGATGCCGGGAGCAATGATGGCAGCCTGATTGAGCATGTGACTGCTCAGCCGGGTGCGCAGTGCCATGCCTAGTGCCAGTGGCAGGGCAACGGTAAGCAGGATCGTCTGCATCATCGGCCAGAAGGGGATCTCCATATAAGCGCTGCCAAGCAGCTCCACCAGCAGAGGCGTCAGTATCGGTGAGAACATGGTGGCGACCATGGTCATGGCAATCGAGAAGGCGACGGCACCACCTGCCAGATAGGTGATGACATTGCTGGCCATAGCACCCGGTGCACAACCGACAATAATGAAACCCAGTGCCATAGCTGGCGTTGCTCCCTGCCATGTGGCGATCAGAGCGGCGGTAAAACCGAGCATCGGCATAATCCAGAACTGCATGGCCACACCGAGTGCAATGCTCAGTGGTTTGGCGATAGCTGACTGTGCCTCTTCAGGTTTGAGAACCACACCGAGCGCAAACATGGTGGCGGCAAAACACCAGAGAAAAACATCTTGAAAAATCAGGAATGCGGCGGGGAAGGCGTAAGCGACAACAGCGAAAATGACTGTGAAGACAGCCATCTTTTCGGAGAGCGCCCGCCAGATGATCATTTAGAGATAATCGCTGATCTTTCCATGGATGGCAATAGTCGCGGCAGATTTATTCAGGGTGTAGAAGTGCAGGCCGGGTGCTCCCTGCTCAAGTAGCTCACGGCACTGGCTGGCAGCCAGTTCGATACCGAGTTTGGCGACCGCATCGAGATCTTCGCGAACCGGGTCCATCTTCTCATGCAGCCATGCCGGGATGCTGGTTCCGCACATCGATGAGAAACGGACAATCTGATCAAAGTTTCCGATCGGCATGATACCCGGAATAATCGGCATGGTAATGCCTGCTTTGTCACAGCTATCACGAAAACGGAAAAAGGCTTCATTATCGAAAAAGTATTGGGTGATGGCGCAGTCGGCACCATTGTCCTGTTTCATTTTCAGGTAGCGGATATCATCAGCGACACCACCCTTTGATTCAGGATGCCCCTCGGGGTAGGTGGCGCAGGCGATCGAGAAATCACCCTGTTCGCGCAGAAATGCGATCAGGTCGGTAGCATGGCTAAAACCACCTTCGGTGGCCTGAAAGTGATCCATCCCCTCCGGCGCATCGCCTCTGAGGGCCAGGATATTCTGAATGCCTGCTGCACGGTAATCGGCAAGCAGATCGGCCAGTTGATCTCTGGAGGCTCCTACGCAGGTCAGGTGAGCCACAGCTGATAGCCCTGTCTCATCCTTGATGCGAGTGACAATACCTTTGGTGCGATCCTGGGTTGTGCCGCCGGCACCATAGGTGACCGAAGCATAAGCCGGGTTGATTGTTTGTAGTTCGCGCAGGCAGTTCCAGAGATTCTCTTCACCCTTGTCGGTCTTGGGTGGGAAAAACTCGCATGAGAAGAGTGGTTTGGTGGCTGCGCCGAGAATCTCAGAAAGTTTCATATTATAACCTTGGTACGGTCACGCCCGTCTGTCCCTGATATTTACCGGCTTTATCCTTATATGAGGTTTCACACTCTTCGTCCGACTCCAGGAAGAGGAACTGAGCCACGCCTTCACCGGCATAAATCTTGGCCGGCAGTGGTGTGGTGTTGGAGAACTCAAGGGTGACATGACCCTCCCACTCAGGCTCAAGCGGGGTGACGTTAACGATGATGCCGCAGCGGGCATAGGTCGATTTGCCGAGGCAGATGGTCAGTACCGAGCGCGGAATGCGCATGTACTCCATGGTGCGTGCCAGTGCGAATGAGTTGGGTGGAATGATGCAGACGTCTGATTTCACATCGACGAAACTGTTGGCATCGAAGTTTTTCGGATCGACAATCGCGGAGTTGATGTTGGTGAATATCTTGAACTCGTCAGAGCAGCGCACGTCATAGCCGTAAGAGGAGAGGCCGTAGGATACGATGCCTTCATCTTTCTCATTGCGTTTGACCTGACCGTCGACAAACGGCTCAATCATGCCGTGCTCCTGTGCCATGCGGCGAATCCACTTATCCGATTTGATGGACATTACACCCCTCCAAAAACATTAGGTGCCGGAGCATAACGGTAGAGGCTTAAATCGGCCAGTCACTTGCGCGCCTCATCCAGCAGCCAGTCGCGAAATGAGGTCAGTGAGGCTGTCTGCTGTTGCCACGGCGCAGAGACAAGGTGATAGGCATTTTCACTTGGCAGTGACTGGGCAAACGGCTGCAGAAGGCGGCCTGAAAGCAGTTCATCTTTCACCAGTGCCGGATCAACAATGGCGATGCCGAGGCCATCAATGGCGGCCTGAATGGCAAAGTTTCTCGTTTCGAAGGTCTGCTCATGGGCCGGGCGCAGCTCACTCACGCCTGCTGAGCGCAGCCACATATGCCAGTCGTCGGGTCTGAGCCTGGCATGCAATAGTGTCTGCTGCTGTAGCTCCTCGATTGTTTTCAGTTCAATCTTCGGGCTGCAGACGGGAGTCAGTCGCTCTGAGAATAGCTTGTCCACATTCAGGCCGGGCCAATTGCCATGGCCGGAGCGAATGGCGCAATCGACATCCTCATGCCTGAAATCTACCGGTTCAATCGAGGTGGCGATGCGGATCTCGATATTCGGATGCAGTTTTTGAAAGCCTGAGAGGCGGGGGATAAACCAGCGCATGGCAAAGGTGGATAACATGCTTACGGTCAGGACCTGCTGCTCCGGCCTCGTCTGCAGTTGCGCCATGCTGTCGGCAAGCAGATCAAAGGCCTGCTGAATGCCGGGCAGGATACTCGCTCCGGCAGATGTCAGTTGTAGTCCGCTGCGCGTGCGGATAAACAGTTGGGTGTTAAGGTTTTGTTCGAGTCCTCTAATCTGGTGGCTGAGTGCTGAAGGGGTGACAAACAGGGCGTCCGCTGCGGCCTTCAGATTCAGGTGTGTTCCCACCGCAGCAAATGCCCGCAGCGCATTGAGCGACGGAAGTTTTCTTTCAGGCATGAGAAAAACTCAACTTCATGTAGAGAATATTTCCTTTTGTTTATGGTTTAGTCAACGTTATGCTTGCAATTCGGTTGAGATTTACTCTCCCGAAAGAGGTCTACTCTTCTCGCGTTGAAATAAGGGGTTCGCATATGGGTCAAACACTGTTTGATAAAGTCTGGCAGCAGCATGTCGTTAAAGAGAACGAAGATGGTTCCATGTTGCTCTATATTGATCGTCATCTGGTGCATGAAGTGACCAGCCCGCAGGCCTTTGAGGGGCTACGCCTGACCAGCCGCAAGCCGTGGAAGATCAGTGCTACCGTGGCGACACCCGATCACAATGTACCGACCACAGATCGCGCTCTGGGTATTACCGATGCCGTATCGCGTACGCAGGTAGAGGCACTGGATGCCAACTGTGAAGAGTTCGGTATTACAGAATTCGGCATGAACGATATCCGTCAGGGTGTGGTGCATGTGATGGGCCCTGAGCAGGGCTTGATTCTGCCCGGCATGACTGTGGTCTGTGGTGATTCCCACACCTCCACGCATGGCGCTTTCGGTTCAATCGCAATGGGCATCGGCACCTCCGAAGTGGAGC is part of the Mariprofundus sp. NF genome and harbors:
- the gcvA gene encoding transcriptional regulator GcvA, which translates into the protein MPERKLPSLNALRAFAAVGTHLNLKAAADALFVTPSALSHQIRGLEQNLNTQLFIRTRSGLQLTSAGASILPGIQQAFDLLADSMAQLQTRPEQQVLTVSMLSTFAMRWFIPRLSGFQKLHPNIEIRIATSIEPVDFRHEDVDCAIRSGHGNWPGLNVDKLFSERLTPVCSPKIELKTIEELQQQTLLHARLRPDDWHMWLRSAGVSELRPAHEQTFETRNFAIQAAIDGLGIAIVDPALVKDELLSGRLLQPFAQSLPSENAYHLVSAPWQQQTASLTSFRDWLLDEARK
- a CDS encoding citrate synthase — encoded protein: MADSQKREESISCFSPGLAGIPVAESAVSFVDGQVGHLEYRGIDIETLAENSTFEETSYLLLYGELPTAEQLEAFETRLKRHRRIKFRIRDMMKSFPESAHPMDSLQATVAALGMFYPYPRTLVGTLAQATVDDVCVNLIAKLPTLVAAHARMRRGDDPIAPRDDLSHAANFYYMLTGDEPYPLTERILDVAFIVHAEHTMNASTFSTLVVASSLADPYTSISAAIGSLSGPLHGGANEDVLQMLDEIGTVKNAESYLNGKLERKEKISGLGHRVYKTRDPRATLLVKLYKQLTDKIGSDIDYRIARQIEKLSESTLGKKGICPNVDFYSGIVYRKLGIPTDLFTPIFAIARVSGWLAHWKEQLGQGRIYRPSQIYTGKFDAPYTPIDKR
- the metF gene encoding methylenetetrahydrofolate reductase [NAD(P)H] — its product is MKLSEILGAATKPLFSCEFFPPKTDKGEENLWNCLRELQTINPAYASVTYGAGGTTQDRTKGIVTRIKDETGLSAVAHLTCVGASRDQLADLLADYRAAGIQNILALRGDAPEGMDHFQATEGGFSHATDLIAFLREQGDFSIACATYPEGHPESKGGVADDIRYLKMKQDNGADCAITQYFFDNEAFFRFRDSCDKAGITMPIIPGIMPIGNFDQIVRFSSMCGTSIPAWLHEKMDPVREDLDAVAKLGIELAASQCRELLEQGAPGLHFYTLNKSAATIAIHGKISDYL
- a CDS encoding site-specific tyrosine recombinase, which encodes MSSPQLKNEEAITGHLQRLAMLRGWSSKTTESYRSDLLHAETFFQGAKTALDTADQQAVLDYLASLRRVGLKESTIQRRRSALSTWYSYLQDQGLREDHPARHLPKLRKSRPLPKLISEQSVEALINAPDIHSATGLRDRCMLEILYATGLRVTELVELRLSHVDLAGGLVRVIGKGDKERLVPFGAEAASWLQQWLAMRPKEKSGSYLFAGRGGKPMTRQNFWLRIKQYALQAGLSPLPSPHTLRHAFATHLLNHGADLRAVQMLLGHANVTTTEIYTHVTRARLHDVVNRSHPLGSG
- a CDS encoding bile acid:sodium symporter family protein, with translation MIIWRALSEKMAVFTVIFAVVAYAFPAAFLIFQDVFLWCFAATMFALGVVLKPEEAQSAIAKPLSIALGVAMQFWIMPMLGFTAALIATWQGATPAMALGFIIVGCAPGAMASNVITYLAGGAVAFSIAMTMVATMFSPILTPLLVELLGSAYMEIPFWPMMQTILLTVALPLALGMALRTRLSSHMLNQAAIIAPGIASIAIIIICGFAVASNHDQLANTPPIVFVLVVLLNGLGYMLGWFAGKLFRFERSYRITLSIEIGMQNAGLGVALALQHFEPETALPGALFAVWCIVTAAGMTRWLHRDGHDADVPAAI
- the dcd gene encoding dCTP deaminase; this encodes MSIKSDKWIRRMAQEHGMIEPFVDGQVKRNEKDEGIVSYGLSSYGYDVRCSDEFKIFTNINSAIVDPKNFDANSFVDVKSDVCIIPPNSFALARTMEYMRIPRSVLTICLGKSTYARCGIIVNVTPLEPEWEGHVTLEFSNTTPLPAKIYAGEGVAQFLFLESDEECETSYKDKAGKYQGQTGVTVPRL